Proteins from one Telopea speciosissima isolate NSW1024214 ecotype Mountain lineage chromosome 1, Tspe_v1, whole genome shotgun sequence genomic window:
- the LOC122648895 gene encoding PRA1 family protein A1-like — MDWGNVTAEDLIDALREVDWSSPPRPLTEFFSRFTIPRSYAKWSSRLKCNLYYYRTNYFIMIIFILGLGFLRRPLAIVAAFLTALSIAFLNDSFAVTFNEKVTRTVRQFSPHLAAKMRAPITPVIRGRPSAKRSIHICGRPRWMFVLLFSTASCILWFTSCSLLTVLWAIVIGLLATVLHASFRTPNLKARLNTFREEFRAVWRNYSEL; from the exons aTGGATTGGGGAAACGTAACGGCGGAAGATTTGATCGATGCTCTCCGTGAAGTCGATTGGTCATCACCTCCTCGTCCTCTCACCGAGTTCTTCTCCAGATTCACTATCCCTAGGTCGTATGCCAAATGGAGCAGTCGTCTCAAATGCAATCTTTACTA TTATCGGACAAATTACTTCATCATGATAATCTTCATTCTTG GGTTGGGATTTCTTAGAAGGCCACTTGCTATTGTTGCCGCTTTCTTAACGGCCCTAAGCATTGCTTTCCTGAATGATAG TTTTGCAGTTACTTTTAATGAGAAGGTAACTAGAACTGTGAGACAATTTTCCCCACATTTAGCTGCAAAGATGAGGGCTCCTATAAC GCCTGTTATTCGTGGGCGTCCATCAGCTAAAAGATCAATTCATATATGTGGACGTCCTCGTTGGATGTTCGTATTGCTATTCTCAACAG CCAGTTGTATCCTGTGGTTCACATCCTGTAGTCTCCTTACTGTCCTATGGGCCATTGTCATTGGACTTCTTG CCACTGTTTTGCATGCAAGCTTTAGAACGCCTAACCTGAAAGCACGCCTGAACACATTCCGCGAAGAATTCCGTGCAGTTTGGCGCAATTATAGTGAACTCTAA